In Spinacia oleracea cultivar Varoflay chromosome 5, BTI_SOV_V1, whole genome shotgun sequence, a single window of DNA contains:
- the LOC130461602 gene encoding uncharacterized protein: protein MYVQGTTDATWCKYFPSTLKGVASKWFEKLPAGTINTYAELEMLFSARFMAYKEEKKTSMHLGRIQQGKDESLRRYVRRLNLESGQIPDLPDGVAFDNFFRGLKKGSFKFDLVKKSVRTMADALDEAESFIHATNICSVPKESMGTETADHPQRKDKTDKKTNRPNGTWAIEKKGYKANPPKGRREDGPTIKRGHDTKDCKSLRRALDVLAAKGFLKSYLSTSTGGKGKKLYKKSRSPSYRLDDNDTDPEYVAVISGGLATGVPIMRGQKDYASRLGQVMLSGKAPMDHFPKVEICEADRGKIATPHDDPLVIELKVEKPQSKAYLSRHKEFVRYYQ, encoded by the exons atgtatgtccaagggaCTACTGATGcaacttggtgcaaatacttcccgtcGACTCTGAAAGGTGTTGCCTCAAAATGGTTTGAGAAGTTGCCTGCTGGAACGATCAACACTTATGCAGAGCTGGAAATGTTGTTTTCTGCAAGATTCATGGCTTATAAGGAggaaaagaagacgagcatgcatttggGCCGAATACAGCAAGGAAAAGACGAGTCCTTACGAAGATATGTGCGACGTTTGAACTTGGAGTCAGGACAAATTCCGGATCTACCTGATGGGGTAGCCTTTGACAACTTTTTTAGAGGACTTAAGAAGGGTTCCTTTAAGTTTGACTTGGTGAAGAAGAGTGTGAGAACTATGGCAGATGCCCTGGACGAGGCCGAGTCCTTTATCCATGCCACAAATATCTGTTCCGTCCCAAAGGAATCTATGGGAACTGAGACTGCAGACCACCCTCAGCGCAAAGACAAGACAGATAAAAAGACAAACCGTCCGAatgggacgtgggctattgaaAAGAAGGGGTATAAGGCTAACCCTCCCAAGGGCAGAAGAGAGGACGGCCCTACGATAAAGAGAG GCCATGACACAAAAGATTGCAAGAGTCTGCGTAGAGCTCTTGATGTATTAGCCGCCAAAGGATTTCTGAAATCATATCTCAGCACGAGCACAGGGGGAAAAGGTAAAAAGTTATATAAGAAAAGTAGGTCACCGTCATATCGGCTTGATGACAATGACACTGATCCAGAATATGTAGCCGTCATCTCAGGAGGCCTAGCCACTGGGGTCCCAATAATGAGAGGGCAAAAGGATTATGCAAGCCGGTTGGGGCAGGTAATGTTGTCAGGAAAAGCTCCAATGGATCACTTCCCTAAAGTAGAGATTTGTGAAGCCGACAGAGGCAAGATAGCCACACCTCATGATGATCCCCTGGTTATTGAGCTAAAAGTGGAGAAACCTCAAAGTAAGGCGTATCTTAGTAGACACAAGGAGTTTGTCAGATATTATCAGTAA